TTTCGCTCCCCGGTACAATTTCTGGGCACCGGGCACGTACAGGCAGTGGAGTATGAGATTAACAAGCTGGTTGATAATCGTGCCGTATCCACCGGTGAGAAAGAGGTCCTCGAGACTGATTTGGTTTGCCGTAGCATCGGTTATCGGTCTTCAAGTTTGGACAGTACTCTAAATTTTGATGAAGCCAAAGGATGCATTGCAAATGTTGGAGGTACCTTATAGAAAGTctaaaaatttctagtttttacACTGACTTTTCCATCCATTTCACAGGTCGTGTTTTGAAAAAGCAGCTCACAGGTAGCGATCAAACGATTGACGATATCGAAGACAAGTACGAAAAAGGGTTGTACACCTCCGGTTGGTTAGCAACCGGTCCAACTGGAGTCATTCTGACCACCATGAGTAACTCGTTCGGGGTGGCCGACCTTATCTGCAAGGATTTTCATAATAACATCATTCGCGTCAAGGAAACAAAACCGGGCTTGGATTTGACCGGAAAACGTGTGGTCAGTTGGTCCGGATGGAATGCGATAGATGCAGAAGAGTGTAGCCGGGGAGCGAAGCGAGACAAACCTAGagagaaaattataaacgtagaAGAGATGTTGAAAATCGCTGAtgggaaataaaattttccacctGTTAAATGTACTAGCTGGCGCTAGGTTtgtattaaagatttcaaaagtttattattaCGTATCTTaggtatttattatttttatgtttatggaCGGGGGTTTATTAAAATTGTAatgatattaaaataatttttattatttccgaAACTTCAAATGCTTATCGAAAACATTGAATATGaatgttaaaacaaaaatttaccaaactCAATCTTTGTAGCATTTCATAAGGCATCGTTTTGCATCGCGGCTATCATTTCCAAACGTCTTTCCGAATCTATAAATagataaaaatgaatgaataaagTCTTGATTACTAAACATGTCTTCCACATATACGTAGTAGTActacaaaattattgaaaatccatttattttaaaatatcaccGCAAGCTTCTTataatcaaaaatattcattaaataATTTCTGAATGCATGTTTAAAACTAACATTCATCAAGCTCGCATTAAAGCCCGGCTTAGAACTAGTAACCTAGATATACATGCATTGAGAAATAGGTACCTGTATCAACAATTTACCTGAACATCGCGCCCGGAATGTGTCCCTCGTAGGTCGGTACCAGCCCGGTGTTCTTGAGGTAGATCTCGTTTGCTGCGGAAGGTGGCTGGCAAAGGCCTTCTCCGGCCGGAGCAATCGGAACCCATTCGGTCGCTCGACGGTGCTGATAATTATTGGTAAAGTCACAGAGAGATTTCTTCGACAGCTGCATGTTGGGCTCCCCGAACCTTGGCCACTGGAATGGTTTGTTTCCGGTGTAGCCTATCGGTAgaataaaaagcgaaaaaaacggTTTCTCAttagttttttgacaaaaaaaatatataggaaGATTGATCAACCCACGGGTACCGTACGACATTCTTTTACAGCTGATAGCAAAATTCCAAAGCACTCACTATCCGATAAAGATTGCGATAGATACCTCGTTCCCTATCGATCAAACAACTACCAAAACTATCCAACAAATCGAAGGAAGTGCACTTTCAGTGTCAGTGTCCTTGATAATCTATACCGGGAGTGGAGCAATTTCTGACAAAGCCGGTAAAAGAAATTATAGTGATAATGAATTGTTAAAACCGAGGAGTCTTCAGAACAAAGGTGTacttttgatttgtttattgttatttattatatCATAACTAGGAACTTTAGTTTTAGGAACCGTAAATATTTCAGCATATTTTAGCCTTGATATAGAACAAAAAATAGTACAAAACAACTGTCAAGGGTTGATCTGTTTGACAAGAACGCCTTGTGAAGTGCCTTGTCTTTCTCAATatcgataaataaaaaaatgtgggTCATTCGTACGAAGGGCAGCCCGATAAAATACCGTTGATTAGTTAGTGCCAGCCTTTACCTAATTTGGTGTACTTTTCGGGATTTCCGTTGTCCATGTACAGGGGCGAATCGTGCGGGGAGTACGGGAGGTTTGGAAGTGGTGGGAGGTTTTCGACCGGTATTTCTTTGCACACACCGGACGCATCCGGACGGGTTGCCTCTAACGGGTAGCGGTAGTCGTTTTTGTTGAACTGGAAACAAGGAGAAGAGAATTAATTAGTGGTGATTTgattgttttcatcaaaatagaCGACATTCGATTATTTTTGAAGTCTCCAGAATACAGAAGAAATACCTACTACACTAAAATActgcttcagaaaaaaaacgaaatttagatttttcagttTCCTTAaggaatgaagaaattttgcattccataaaaaattggacagtggctccagagagtgaataAATGATTTCTgtatataaagggtgatactgtcaaaatttggtcaagagaaaacgcgtgtaaatcggtgaaatcgtttattttaaaaatcaaattaaatttctttttcaagtttaattagtataaaattcaggagaaATATACAGttgggcttccgcttttccaaatccgaattgccgggccttacgcttaacccctgccatcagattttgtacagccaccttgtccaccttcttcgccgcagaaagccagtttgccttgaactgctgctcgtctttagcagttttttttggtcttctttaggttccgcttgacaatagcccagtatttctcaattgggcggagctctggcgtattgggagggttcttgtccttgggaaccacctgcatgtTGTTGGCGACGAaccacttcatggcctttttaccgtaacggcaagatgccaaatccggccaaaacagtacggaacaaccgtgtttcttcaggaaaggcagcagacgtttattcaaacactctatcacgtaaattttttggttgacagtcccggaagctatgaaaatgctgcttttcaagccacaggtacagatggcttgccaaaccagatatttcttcgcgaactttgacagtttcatatgcttgaaaatatctgctacctttccccttccttttgccgtataaaactcctgtctcggaagctgcttgtagtcggctttgacgtaggtttcgtcgtccattaccacgcagtcaaacttcgtcagcatcgtcgtgttcatcctccgggatcgcgcattggccgtcgtattttgtttatcatcgcgatttggagtcactaccttcttgtaagtcgatagtccggctcgttttttggctcgatgcacggttgtagacgatacacccagcttatttgcggcatctcggagagagaggttaaggtttcgcttgaaactttcggcaactctctttgtcgtctcagcggcttccggttttcgatttccccccgatccagacttcctggctgtcgacaaacgttccgcAAACACTTTAGTTACATTtgaaacggttgatttggcaacttttagcgattttgccagctttgcgtgcgagtagctcggattttcgcgatgcgcgagcaaaattttgatacgctgctcttctttcttcgACCAAGGTGTCGTGACTGATCGATGCCTTTTTCGGACACGTTTACTTCCACTCCGATTTTCACTCCTTTTCTGTAAACTTCACTAACTGAAGGCCGCGTTTCTTTAACTCAAACACTTTAACTATCCGTTCTTTCTAAGCTCGCTTTATTAACTGAAACCTCTCTCCTCATACATGGACCTTTGCTGTTCGAATTTCACGCTGTTTTCTCACTCTCTCCTACAAGTGTTATACCCTGAGTATTTTTAATCCTCTCTTCTAGCCTCTCTTCTTCACAATCGTATCGATGTTCTCGAAATCGATCAAACCAACCGTACAGGGTCGTTCATACGAATTTGAATATTGctaacttaataatctaaatgATCTGATTTCAATTAAACTAATATTTAGCTATCTATATACAATATTCTCTACATTCGCCTTCACCTGTACTCTTACTTGTCAActtgaataattttatggcGAGTTATACTATACGCTGACGTTTAAATATTAAAAGAGCAAaacatagtttttaaatttgtttacttcatcttccaaaattcaaacaagtttttttttcacaacctATTACCTCCTAtaattttagaacttttttcaaCCTAAAATCTTTGAAGGGATCGCAGTGTTGcgaatgaaaatatattcaaacttATAATCATTCGGAATCCTCTTATTTTCTACTATCATTTTGTGAAAATACCTCATCATCTGTGCATGAAAAAGCATTTTCAccgatttttattcttttctccACTGTTCACTATTTTTAAAAGTGTATAAGCGATTTATCTCTTGTATCTTatctattatttttcatttctttttttaaattttcacttatttcatcgttttttttggcATTCTACTCTTTACTTCTAATTcattactctttactctttgtttttttaacttttcctttttaattttccacTTGTTTTTTCTACTCTTTTCTCTTCTCCATTTACAATTTATTTTCTACTTTTGActctttgctttttttttctctctatgcTTTACTCTTGATTCTGAGTTTTCTATTCTTTACATCTTACCgtccattatttttttactctacatttttttgctctccaatGCTTATTAATAACTTTCTACTTTTAATCTCCATTtcgtatttatattttttcttgcaTTACTCTTTAGTCATGCTGTTAACATTTTAATCATCATTCTTTATCCTTTAATGGTTACTTTTTGTTCTAAACTCTTGttcatttaattcaaaattctttataCTAACTCTTCGCTCCTCATGCTTTACTCTTTATTCATAactcattatattttatactttCACTCTTCACATTTTGATATTACTCATCTACTTCTCACACTTAACTGTTTACTCTTTAATCATTACTTTTAACACTTTACGTTCTACCATTGAATTTATGCTCTTTACTTTTCACTCTTATCTCCTGACTTTTTACCTTTGTATATTCTTTTCTCTTCtctatttataatttattttctacttttgactctttgcttttttttgctctatgctttactctttactctagttttttatttttttttacttcttgcgttcaattttttttactctatACTTTTTGCTCTCCAATTCTTATTAATAACTTTCTACTTTTTAATCTCCATTTcgtatttatatttttcttgcaTTACTCTTTAGTCATGCTGTTAACATTTTAATACTTTCACTCCTCACATTTTGATATTAACTCATCTACTTCTCACACTTTACTGTTTACTCTTCAATCATTACTTTTAACACTTTACGTTCTACTATTGGATTTATGCTCTTTACTTTTCAATCTTATCTTCTGACTTTTTACCTTTGTATATTCTTTGCTCTTTACAATTGACTCTGTACTCTCCACTGTTTACTCTTTACTATTCATTCTCAACTCTTAATCATTCCCTTTTCCCTCTCTACTCTTATCTTTTTGGTGTTCAATTATCACTATTTCTTAACTTTTTATCTTAACTATTTACTTTTTCACTCTGTACTGTATTATTTACAATTTAACATTTGTTCTATATTCTTTACTCTTccactttgaatttttaatttctgctaTTTTATTCTCTTTACTTTTAAGTCttacttttcttttttattacatttattattatttttcttttttttttttaactttcagcgCTTAAATtcattctttaattttaatcatttcttTATACTTTCAACTATTAAGTAATTACTTTTGTTAATCTCTTTTTACGTTGCATTATTTAGTGTTGATTCTTCGCCCTTTACTCTCTATTTCTCACTCTTtatttgttgctttttttttactcttcatCCTTAACTCTTTACTTGTTATTCTTCACGCACTTTTCTTTACTCCCAattcttttcttgttttttttattcttcacaCTTCAGTATCTACTCTCCCCACTTCGCTTTTTGATCTTCACGTTTTTAattacattgttttttttttgttcactcttactcttgaaaagttttttttctataccctccttattttattttcgttgtTACATATACGTCTTATGTAATATATCATCTTGGATGAACTGAAAGGATCTATccattaccttttttttaataataggaTTGCTCCGCCTAAACTTTCTAAATTACTTATTCTTCACAAACATTTGAATACTTAACAGCACTCTTCAATCTTCACTTAATgctctttaatttttaatttaacacttcACTCCCTACAATTTTACCATTTATTGTTCATACCTTCCTCGGTTTTCTTCGCTCTTCATTCTGTGTTTTTATTACCTTTTATTATTTAacgttgctttttttttgttttactagATAatccttagttttttttttacacatatacttaacacatttttttaacttgtttgccTACAAAGACTCTCTatcatttacctttttttttcttaacacttTTCTCTAACTTTATTTACTATCCTCCATTCTTTACCCTTCACTATATGCTATACTTTTCATTATTTACTCTTTACTCATCACCCTCAACTTTTTACTATATACtctttaatttttctctttactgtttattctttgttttttttatgttatgtttatgtttgTGTTTTATGTATGTTACTCTTCGTTCGTAAGCCTTTATTTTCCCCCTTCACTCTTGAATCTTCATTTTTCACTCTATACTCTCTGCTTATTTCTCTTGAATTGATCTTTGGCTCTTAATTCTCAACTTTCGATTCAGATTTGTTGAATGTTTAATTACTTCCACGTCATGAAACTTTTGGCACTTGAGTTTGAACGTGATTTCAACTTATGAACATAAATTGTTAAGTCTTAAActcttaaattaaaatgaattgtttttctcatttttttttgcctctaAGCCTTAACTTTTGTCTAAcaattgattgtaaaattttgaatcttgacttttttttgtcataccCAAGGTTTTCCgctctattttgattttaaacttaTGATTCTTAATCATTCAGTATTAAGTATATTAAGATTCcaggattttttattcttgaattctGTTTCAATCCTTTTGAATCTTCACTTTTGACTTAATTTCTGCTCTTTACCTATTATTCATTCTTTACGTTATACTAAGTATTCTTAACTTTTCATTATTTATCTCATTGTTTTGCATAACCGTAGCATTCACTTTTTTTCTACCCCCTTATTCTTTCCCCTTTATTCTTTACTTAtatcatttagtttttttaatttgatatttaCGTTTTACTCTTTACATTCTACAATTTAATCtgtacttttcacttttcacccTTTTCTCTTCATTCTCTCTCTAC
This sequence is a window from Uranotaenia lowii strain MFRU-FL chromosome 3, ASM2978415v1, whole genome shotgun sequence. Protein-coding genes within it:
- the LOC129756542 gene encoding UPF0605 protein CG18335-like isoform X2 — its product is MYRIGNTYSNLSHKLLIDPTIAHSENLILSNRSNDEYQVTRPTMKEIDATGTIVPRPEGEDARDTIYQKPLMPGYEGFIPRVQGKFGRRYAVTTSEGLSEFERECQRARAQTKRLRHRTAQPVSTISEYSLGERMKFNKNDYRYPLEATRPDASGVCKEIPVENLPPLPNLPYSPHDSPLYMDNGNPEKYTKLGYTGNKPFQWPRFGEPNMQLSKKSLCDFTNNYQHRRATEWVPIAPAGEGLCQPPSAANEIYLKNTGLVPTYEGHIPGAMFRFGKTFGNDSRDAKRCLMKCYKD